A stretch of DNA from Juglans microcarpa x Juglans regia isolate MS1-56 chromosome 5D, Jm3101_v1.0, whole genome shotgun sequence:
CGAGCAAACCTTTCTCGCTCGCTCGCATTCTCTACATGTTGTGTCTATAGAAGCTGAGATATGAAAGCTTTGAGAGCTCTGAGAACCCTCGCGACCTTCCCTCCAAAACCCTACAGAACTCCTCTCCATCCAacctttcttcttcaattttacTCAGCCCAGCCTCAAGAAGACGATAACGCACACTCACGTACGTTCTCAGACTCTGAAAATGGCTCAGACTCAGTCTTTGACAGTGACCATTACACATTACCAACCATTAATTCGGAACCCAACACTGAAACCGCTCAGCAGCCCACTTGGGACgagaaatatagagaaaaagCTGATCAGTTAATCTTCGGAAAGGAGACCCAGAAAGGAAAATTGAGGATTTTGGagaaagaggaggagaggaggaggagagtgCTTGCCAAGGTGCTGCTCGAGGCAGCGTTACAGGCAGCGGACGATGAGGTGGGGGAGGAAGATGAGGAGGCGGTAGTGAAGGAGGAGGACCAGAAGTCATTGTCGGTCGGGATAATCGGTGCTCCAAATGCTGGGAAGTCTGCACTGACGAACTACATGGTTGGTTTTATCGGCAACTAACTTAGCATTTGGATATTTGAATTTTTCGGATCATAGCTTGGTTATATGGTTTTGAACGAAGAGTATTTTGAGTCTGTGACTTTATGATATACGACAGGGACTGTGGTCATCATTTTATATTGTTTGGAATgttgacttataaaaaaagaaacaaaattagaatGTGGTTTGCGATTTTGGGTGTAGATTAGTGTGCATTTTTGCAAGAGAAAATGAGTTTTTGGTAAGATatgtttacctataaaaaaaaagaaaaaaaaaaagaaagaaaagaaacatatTGATGTTGGAGTTTAtcaaagtttattttctttttgattgtGAGACGTACTGTTCTTTGATATTTGACTCCACTGCATAATGTGAAACCtcctgactaatcccgggggtgcacaggcccttggcaaggagttttccgcaagtgcatTGTGGTGCACAAAATTAGAAGTCAGATCCATCCATAGGACTATAACTACCATAATAGCTCAAACCTGGTCCAAGGAGTTACAGTTTTTCATTAGAATCTTTTACATTTCTCGACAGACCTCCAAGTTTTAAACCCCAATAAAAACATCTCTaagaaatctatttttttttaaacagggCTCTTTTGGGAAAATGGTTGTCATTATGCCATTCTATGTCAATTGGTGGTGGATACTATGGTagcatgtgggacaagtggtgTTCAAACGAGGTTTGTGGGCTTTATGTGGTTGGGGTgtggaaaaaaattagaagggGTCAAAGGGATTTCTGCTGTTTTATTAGATATGAGGTCGGTGACGGGtccaaaataagattttggtacTGTGTGGTGTAGAGACCagctttgaagatttttttcctGGAGTTGTTTCCCATATCTTGTTGTAAGGAGGCTTTGGCCATAGACCATTTTTAGATCTCTGATAACATACCACAATCAAATGTGACTTTGTTGGATCAGCCCAGGACTGGCAGCGGTGGAGTTGTTCTCTTCATGATTAAACAATTTTTACCCTTTCAGGTTGAGAAGTGGTGGTGTGGACAAAAGTTGTTGGATCCTAATCCAAAAAGGGGGACCTTTGAGGCTGTCTTTCTTCAAAGTGCTCATCCCACAAGTTGGCTCTTCATTCCCTTGGAAGAGAGTACAGAAATATGGTGCCTTAgggtagttttttttgtttaggtgACAGCTTTGGGGAAGATTTTAATGctggataatttgaggaagaggcACATTGTAGCATTGTtgtggtgttatatgtgtaagcAATGAGGAGAAATCATTCGTCATTTTTTGCTTCATTGTGAGGTAGCTAGGTATTTATGAGCTTTGGTTTTCAGCAGTTGTGGGATCTTGTGGGTTTTGCCCCAACGGAGCTATTGGCTTGTTGGTGGAGTCCTTACAGGAGTCATATAACTATAAAGCTTGGAGGATGGTTCCTATGTGCTTAATGTGTTGTGTTTGGTGTTAGGTACTTCTCAGGTATACAtcctttgtacttgggctatgccttcttttcttatgaataaatCTTCTTGATTACCTCTAAAAAATGTGTTTTATTTGGTAGGAACACAGTGACACACATTTGAAGTCCGTGGTAACAATTTTCTTTGGCTGAATACCTCCTCTTGTCCCTTCTCATTCATCAAATAGCAAAAATTAGATTACACAGATCAGAAATTCGAAATCTGACTTCCTATCCTAAAGGGATTCAAATCTTGGATAAGATATGTTTCCCATACTTATCTACccaatcaaaatattcaaattaaaaatccTATAAATCCTATACAGCTGTACAAATCTGTCTATACCCGAAATACATAGATAAAACATAggaattaattcaaataaatataatccaCTAATACTTGGGAGGACAGTGATATAgttaaaattcttaaatattcaACTCCCTTTATATTTGATTGGCTGCATGAAAAAGGTCCCATGTCTTTTTAGCTTCATAGGTGTCAAagatttttgttcctttttcttttctcactgGTTGGGTTTATCCTTTTATCTACTtcccgtgtacttgggttgtGGTTATCTGCACTTCAAATAAgattgcattattttttattgataggTAAGAAGATTCAAATAAGATtgcattattcataaaaaacataTTGTTGTGACTAACTATGGAAGACCTAAGAAAAACATCAACTTTTAGTGtctttatatctattttttttttcttgtttgggaTTCTATGTATGACGCAGAAGTACTATGTTTGagagtacttataaaaaaacatatgatgCGTGGAGTATCATCAATGAGTTACATGGTAGTTTGTGCAAAATAGATCAAAGTTTTATACCATGGATGCTGTCTTCTATTGCTTTTTCATGGTGCCTGTatgatttgtaatttattttttcaagtctGATACATAATGCTGAGCCGTGGGCATCATTGATGCAATAATTATTGAGCCAAGTGCGTTAGTTTTGGCAAGTGGGATGTTCGGggaacttttataaatttattagcTGTGAGTAGGGCTGAAAGCTGATGGGTTCGGTGCGGTTTCGGTGCCAAACCAACGCCGAACCGACGTTTGCCATGAGAGGAAAAAAGGGGCCGAAACCGGTCGATTGGGAGAGAAAACCGATATTATCGGTCTCGGCGTGGTGCGGTTCGGTTCCTCGGTCTGCCGTCGGCGTCTCTGTGACGGAGGAGGGATGTGCCCCCGTTTACCATGAGAGAGCAGAAGCGAGTTGCAGGTGAAatggaggaaggaagaagacgcggggaagaagaagaagaggggccTGGGGTTTATTAAATCCATTTTGAAATGGCGGCGCCGttccatatgtttttttttaaagttccaAGGgaaaaacgacgccgttttatatacatatatttaaaaatatatatatataaagggtcGGCCGGTTCAGCAGTTTTCCAAGGGTTCGAACCGACGCCGAACCGGCCGATATCGGTTTTCATCAATTCCTGCCGCTCGCCGACCTGTTCCTTGCCGGTTTCAGCCGGTTCCTGACTCCGGCAGCCGGTCTAATCGGTTCCCGGCCGGTTTAGGCGGTTTTTGTACACCCCTAGCTGTGAGGTAGGAGTTGATACATGAATTCAGGTTTGGAATGATCTTTGGTGTGGAAATACTTTATTAAATGGGTATCTGGAACCTTTTCACATTCGAAGAAATAGAGAACCAATGGTGCAGCATATATGGACTGGTTTAATGGTAGTTTCCCTTAAAATCCTCTTTTATCAAAGCAGTGCATTGCTGTGTGGACATCCCTTTCCATATAAATGTTGTTATCGTTAATGTTGTcgttattattgttattattattatgttaggGAGTATATCCTTGTCTCTTGGTCTTCAGTTCCACAATGGATTGTAGAGTATGCTTTATGCATATTAGCATTATTCAGTAATCCTTTTATTACTAATATTGATATTAGTATTGTTTGTtggtgttgttgttgttggCATTATCATCTTCTTCTGTCTAGCGTTaattacgatttttttttccagcatcTTTCATTTCTAgcattttttattagataacCGCATGCATGTGTTATATCTGTGGTACATCTATCACAGGTTGGAACAAAGGTTGCTGCTGTTTCCCGGAAGACAAACACCACTACTCATGAAGTGTTAGGAGTGatgacaaaagaaaacaccCAAATTGTGCgtatcttattttgatatattacCTCCTCATTTCTTTCTGTGTAAACACATGAATTATACAGTAGGTGTGCATCTGCTTGCAAAACTTAATAATTCTAAATTATAATCCATATCAATTCCATATCTTTACCACGTGCATATAGTTTCTACATCCCATGTAActaatgaaaatatgtaacttaataaatattctaaGTTTTCTATACGATATAATGTACATCTACGATTGGGCTTCAGATGCATAAAAGAATATAATGATGGGTTGTACAAATctagataaaaatattagtgTCCAAGGATTCACAAACTGAgcttccattctttttttttttgataagtaaaataagtatttattaaacCACCAACTGTCAGTTACAAAGGTAGAAACAGCCCTAATTATGTAGGTgcattagaaactaagaaatcatgaaggtccatgccattaaaatccacagcaatggcccaagtacaaagattcctaaaaaataacagtTTTAGCTCCGCCAAGGAtctttctttgtcttcaaatgtcctcccattgcgctcttgccatagacaccacataatacaaatagggatcatcttccaaaccgctCTAATCTGTCTCACACCTTGAATTGAGATCCAGCAAGCCAATACATCCAAAACGGTTtccggcataacccatgctaagTCCATTCTTTTAAACACCTCATCCCAAAGAGTCCTGGCTACCTTGCAGTGtagaagtaaatgatccacCGACTCACCCCTGCTTTTACACACACAACACCAAACTGAGCTTCCATTCTAGCAGAGCATTCCAAAGATTCCAACTAGTAATTGATGGAACAAACCAATTACCAAGCCGTGAGCACTTTCTTGCCTTCTGGAACCGCAGAGTAACCCTACTAGACCATGATTGCCTTCCAAACAATTCAATCCTCCTAATGCTGAAAAATTGTTCAATACATAAGGAGCCAATTCTTTCAGACACAGAACATGGTCCAGAGATTCATCATTTGGAGCAACACAGCAATCACATTTTGAAGCTAATGAAATGCTTAGCTTCTGAGTATTCACATCTAAGGGAGGACTACTATAGAAATACCTTCATGAGCACAGAAACCTTAGTGGGAAGATATCTACTACATACACACTATTGTCAATGCACTTGCTGCCCGAAGTTTTCTAATTAGAGCCCAGGCTGATCTAGTGGAAAAAGAACCATCTGTAGAGAGGCTCACCAGATAGGGATATGACCTGTGTTCAAAGACTTTTTCAGTTAACTCAATGCCTCTGCGTGAAGCTTTAggaatttcatttcataaagatGTGGGAGATTATACTAAATTTTATATAGGGGGATCAAggatttttcttccatttttctgTAATTATTAACTCTATGGCTAATTGTAATCTTTGGAATGCATTCCAGTTAAtgttgaaatattaaaaattttctaattcaattattttttcctttagcAAAAACTGAAGCATTTCTTGTGTAAAATGCTAtttatcctttttctttcatGTTACTCTTCCTACtctaaagcacataaaaatgAGTCTTACAACATGACTTTAATGATATTTCCCAGTGTCTTTggcccatttggatagtgagatgagatgatttgtgaatagtagtgagattattagttgaaattagatgagatgagatgagttgtatcCAAACGTGAGAGAGAATTTTTAGGATTAAACATTATCATTATTGTAACTGCACAATTTTGATGTTGTAACTGTGGTTTTGTGCtatttgataatattattacttgATGGTTCGCTTTATGCCCTATGCAGTGTTTTTTTGATACGCCAGGACTTATGTTGAATAAAAGTGGACATCTTCACAAGGATATGAAGGTTCGTGTGGAAAGTGCTTGGAGTTCTGTTAATCTCTATGATGCGCTCATTGTTATTTTCGATGTCCATAGGCATCTTACAAGGTCAGTGAATAGAATTTGATTACGAGTAGACAcgatactttttaatttttccatatgttaaatttcttttgattttaagaaaattattttattcagaCTGAAGATGTACAGCTTAAGTtagataacaaaaaaaaaaaaactgaagatTGATACCTTGATGTACATGCCATCTAGTTTTCATTAGTCAAAAGTTTCATATAGCTTAGAATTCCATTTAAAACTTCCtttttttcctatatttatTCTAGAACATTTATGTGGTAGGGACTTTACAAAATTGTCATGCTTGTTTCTGCTTGTCTTTAGTGTATGTGGTTATGTTTGTATGTGAGGTTTGTTAAATTTTACTCTTTGTACCAATCTGTTATGAAGACAGTCTGCTCTTATTTTCACTCTGTCAGGTGCAAATATGTTGTATTGGCTGTATGCAATAGGATTTTGTTTTAGCTAGTAAAATTCCTTCCgaattttttgacaagtaataagagaattttattacctagtagcatagcccaagtacacgggaagTGTACAAGAGAAAACACATAGATACCAGCTAGAAACTAGAAAAggctaaaaaaaatcatgaaaattatctccattcaatacaagagccTTAGCCCAAGAacacaaagtactaaagaaaaactccctAAATCCTCCCATCGAGCGTTCTCAATCTTCAAAGCACCACCCATTCCTCTCCAACCATAGGCACCACATCAAACACGAAGGGATCATATTCCTATGGCAACAATGCGATGTCTCCCCTTAAAACCTTGCCAACATGCGAAAAGATCCATCACttgcttaggcatcacccaagcaatacccATCCTACCAAAAACCTCATCCCACAAAgtcttagccacctcacaatgaagaaatagATGGTGaacagattcaccatcttttttacacatgaagcaccaatccgCGACAAATAATCCacgctttctcaaattattagtGGTCAAAATTTTTCCAGGAGACACTAACCAAATGCCACCTTACCAGCCACTAGGCACCTTAGATCTCCAAATGCATTTCTAGGGGTATTTATTGACACAATGACAGAAAAATGTCACCTTACTAGCCACTAGGTACCTTAGATCTCCAAATGCATTTCTAGGGGTATTTATTGACACAATGACAGAAAAATGCCACCTTACTAGCCGCTAGGCACCTTAGATCTCCAAATGCATTTCTAGGGGTATTTATTGACACAATGACAGGTTAATGCCTTATAAAAGGAGCTAACCGAAAATCTGGAATTTCTAGCATGAATCCACAGCAGACTATTCTCCCTTCCCTGAacaatcttcatatcatataatcttccaaaaaaatcagagactacattcacttcccaatcatgcacatctctaataaaattgacattccattgaagattattatttaaaaaagtaaaaggaaTCAGCCACTGCAGCATCTTGATCTCTAGCAATCCTAAAAAGCGAGGGATAAAATTCTTTAGAGCAGAATCCCTAGACCAAGTATCATGCCAAAAATTAGTCATTGTTCCATCCCCCACCTTGTATTTAAAATGATCGACAAATTCCCCTCAACCCATCCGAATAgacttccacaaacccaccccatTAGCTCCTCTTACTTCGTTAGAACACCAACTCCCCCACATCCTACCATATTTAACATCAACAATAGTTCTCCATAACACATCCCTCTCAAGATGAtacctccaaagccatttcccaaaaAGAGCTTTGTTAAAGAGCCTCAAATTTCACACCCCCAATCCTCCACAAGAAACCAGTGAACAAACCTTATTCCAACTATGTGAAACTTTCTTTCCTCCCTGACCTCCCCACAAAGAATTCCAAAAGATCCTCTCAATTATATTTGTCATCCCTGCAGGCAAAGGGAAAAGTGAAAGGAAATACATTGGAAGATTAGACAACGTACTCCTTATCAAAGTAATTATTCCCCCTTTAGACAAGAATAGCTTTTTCTAACCAGCTAACCACCTCTCAATCTTTTCAATCACACTATCCTAAATCATTATAGATTTGTGAGGAGCGCCCAAAGGAAGACCAAGATATCTCATAGGTAATGAGGATACCTTACACCCCAAGATATTagtcaaatccaaaatatttataacagaGCCCAttggaacaatttcagacttagATAAGTTAATTCTAAGGCCagaaacaacttcaaaacatagCAAAAAGGCTATCAAAGAACGAAGATGATCCTGATTGATCTCACtaaaaattaaagtgtcatcTGCAGAAAGAAGGTGTGAGACTTTTATGCTGCCCCGAGTCTCATCTCCCACCAAAACCCCAACAAGAAACTCTCATCCACCGCCGcttcaatcattctactcaaagTATCCATAActagaacaaaaagaaaatgagacaaAGGACCCCCTTGTCTCAAGTCACTGGAACTATTGAAGAAACCATCCGGGGTGTCATTCACCAAATTAGAGAATCTAACTGTCGAAATACAATGCTTGAGCCACAAACACCACTTCTCTTCAAAACCATATCTTCCAAGTACAAGACAaactcccaattaacatgatcatatgctttttccatgtccaatttaaCTAGAATACCAGACTCGCCCAATTTGATTCTACTTTTCAAACATTCATTAGCTATTACaactgaatcaagaatttgtcttccCCTCACAAAATCCTCACCCTATCGACAAAGCCCTCATCCTCCAaccacaaattttcaaatttaaagtaccTACGCCTTCCAATAATGCCCTCACCCTTTTGGAGTGGTAGGTTTTTGTGCGGTGCCGGCATTGAGAATGAATGCACCgattaacaaaaataatgcCCCAACAATCCAACATAATAGGATAATGATCAGAACAAATCCTCGGTAGCCTCTTCTAACACAAATCAGGAAAATAAGGTTCCCAAGAAGCCGGCACCAAAAATCTGTCTAGCCTAGACCATGCTCTCCCATTGGACCACATATAATTCCCACCTACCATACGTAAATCAATAAGATCCAACTCAAAAATGAGATCTGAAAATACAGTCGTTGCATGAGAGATGTGAGAATCCCCACTCGATCGCTAGGAAACCGACTAATTTTGAAATCCCCTCCGAAACACCAAGGAAGGTCCTACCAACAGCAAATACCTGCCATTTCATCCCACAAAATTCTCGTACTActgtccaaaattttttttttataagtaaaataagtatttattaaacCACCAATTGTCAATTTCAAAGATAGAAGAGCCCTAATTATGTAGGagcattagaaactaagaagTCATGAAGGTCCATGCTATTAAAATCCACAGCAATGGCCCATgtacaaagagtcctaaaaaataacaattttagCTCCCCAAAGATCTCACTTTGTCTTCAAAAGTCCTCCCATTGCGCTCattccataaacaccacataatacagatagagatcatcttccaaaccgctCTAATCTGTCTCACACCTTGAATTGAGGTCTAGCAAGCCAATACATCCAAAACGGCTTctggcataacccatgctaagTCCATTCTTTTAAACACCTCATCCCAAAGAGTCCTGGCTATCTCGCagtgtaaaagtaaatgattcacCGACTTACCCTtgcttttacacatacaacaccaatatGCAATGATTATCCTCCTTTTTCTCAGATTATCCATGGTGAGAATATTGCCCAAAGATgttgtccacacaaagaaagaagctttggGAGGAGCCTTATGTCGCCAAAGCCTTCTCCATGGAAATTGTATCTCAGGAACTTTTGTGAGAACCTATAGAAGGAACGAACAATGAATACTCCTTTCCCTGTAGGACTCCACCACAAATCTTCATGCTGGATATTTGGAAGACAGGAGTACaagagactataaaaatctacaaaactctccatctcccaatcctgtGCCGCTCGGTTGAAATTGATGTTCCAGTGAATGCTCCTACCTGAAACTTCCATAACCTCCGCTACTGTGGCATCTTTGGCACTTGCAATCAAGAAAAGAGTAGGAAACAAATATTGTAGAACACTGTTACTACACCaagcatccttccaaaatctgatcttggAACTTGTCCCCAATTGGAGTCTAGTGTGTTGATGGAAGACCTTccatcctcttctaatatgtttccataGCCCCATTCCAGAGGCgcctctaacttctctagtacaccatCCCTCTCCTAAATCACCATATTTGTTCTCGGTCACAGTCTTCCATAAAGCATCTGGTTCCTTGGtatatcgccacaaccatttgccaagtaacGCCCGATTGAACAATCTCAAGTTGCtaatacccaaaccaccattagaGATAGGACGGCACACCATCTCCCACTTAATTAaatggaatttaaactcatctcctaAGCCCCCCACAGAAAATCTCTCTGTAGCTTCTCAAGTCGACCCACCACACTTGCCGATAAAGGGAATAATGATAAAAAGTAGGTGGGTAGGTTAGAAAGTGTACTTTTGATTAACGTAATCCGGCcccctttcgacaagtacattctcttccaccctgccaatctcctctctactttttcaatcacTGTATCCCAAATCGAGTGTGCCCTCAATGCTATACCCAATGGTAATCCCAGATAAGTCATAGGAAGAGACGCTATCTTACAACCCAGTGTGCTAGCCAACTCCCTTATATTCTGGACTTCTCCAATCGGCACCAACTCGGATTTATCATAATTCACTTTTAAAccagacactgcttcaaaacaaagcaacagCACCTTCACAGCCCTCAACTGGGCTTGATCAGCCTCGCACATAACaagcgtatcatctgcaaacagcaAATGAGAAATAGTAGTAATACCCCTACTCGACAATCCAATCTGGAAGCCACTAACAAACCCATTAGTCACTAAAGCCGAGATCATCCTGcttagtgcctccataacaataacgaAAAGTAAAGGAGATAACGGATCCCCGTGTCTCAAACCACGAGAGCTCGGGAAGAAACCCTCTGGACTGCCATTGATCAACACGGAGAATCGTACCGTGGAAATACACTAGCTAATCCAAGACCTCCACCTTTCTCCAAATCCACACCTACCCAATAAGTAtagaaggaaatcccaattaacatgatcatacgccttttccatatctagcttACACATAATCCCTGGGTTGCCAGCCTTTAATCTATTGTCCAAACATTTATTGGCAATTAGAGCCGCATCAAAGATCTGTCTACCTtcaacaaaagcattttgaggcttagtaACGATCTTCCCCAAGACCCCACTTAATCGATTGGCAATCACTTTTGCAATGATCTTATACACACCATTCACTAAACTAATATGCCGAAAATCTAAGATCTCAATGGCCCCTACCTTTTTAGGGATTAATGCAAGAAAAGTGGTGTTGAGACTTTTCTCCAATTTTCCTACCAAGAAGAATTCCTGAAACACCTTCAAGAGATCTTCTTTAATCACCTTCCAACATTCTTGGAAAAAACCCATAGAGAAACCATTCGGACCGGGGGCCTTATCTTTTGCCATCTTCCTTACTACGTCATagacctcttcctcttcaaaagcCCTCTCCATCCTAGCAACGTCCCCTGGCTCAATAGTGTCAAACCAATCCATCCAAAGTAGGCCTCCACCCAACCTGCTCAGTGAGAAGCTTTTCAAAAAACTCAATCACGTGGTCTTGAATAACCTCTTCTTCTCTGCACTCGACCCCCTCAATTTTCAGCACTTCAatgttattatttcttctataagAGTTTGCAATTCTATGTAAAAACTTCGTGCTCCGATCCCCTTCCTTTAACCAAAGAACTCTTGATTTTTTGTGCCATGACATTTCTTCCTGCAGGATTTTCCTCTTAAGATCTGCGACCAGCAAAGTTTTATGTGCTTGCTCCTCCTCAGTAAGTGGCCTCCCTACTTGTAGTCATTCTAAATCCTATATTTCCATCCACTTGGTATTTTTGTTCTCCTCTACGTTGCCGAAAGACTGTATATTCCACCcctttaaatctttttttaagaCTTTCAATTTATTCgcaaaaatgaaactgggtGTACCTTCGAAGTGATACGAAATCCACCATTGTTTAACtctttccacaaaaccttctGACTTCAACTATATGTTCTCGAACTTAAAATACCTCTACCACTAtgaatacctccacaatcaagcaaaataggCCAATGATCCGAGGCTAGGCGTCCCAAACGCTTTTGCCATACATCCGGAAAATGGCTCTCCCACTCAGGGGAAATTAAGAAATGATCCAAGCGGGACCAAGTCTAATTATTTGACCATGTGGTTGGACCCCTAGCAAGCGGAAGGTCTATGAAGTTCAAGTCAAAGATACACTTTGAGAACTCCAAACTTGCTGGCATGAATCCGAGACTGAGAAGCTCGGATGGGATTATCGGGCTAGGGCTCGGGTTCTTGGCACCCTTGGGCGACACGGGTTTGAGGACCTTGGGCTGAGATGACCCGGGTCCTTGCCCGCACCTTTGGGCCTTGGGCTGAGACGGCCCAGCCCCACACGAATCCTGCACATTTGGCCGAGATGGCCCACCCATCTTTCTCCATACATTCCAGCCCTTTCCCCTTTTAACTCTCTGTTGGACCCCTTTTTGAGCTTTACTCGGCCCCACTACTCATGACCTGCATCTTGGCTTGTAAATCAAACGCAGGATCAGTTTCCTTAAATGAACCGACAAAAGCCACTATCGCAACCATGTCTCTCTGCAAGGAACGCAACTGCCCCTGCATTTCCGGCAACTTCCTTCACAGAGCCCCTGCCATGGGGTTGGCTCAACGCACCATCACGACGCCTTTGCCCCTGGCCCCTATCAGAGGCTTTCGCACCACCCACACTCACCCTTATAGCTTTCAGTATCGACGAGGAGAGGACCTTTTTATACAACCGCGCAAGGTGCCTCGGAACCCCCCTTCCATTGCCTGGTTGACCTCCACCATACAAACCAGCCACTTTAGTACCCTATTTCCCTTGTTCTAATTGCACCTccctcatcttcctccaacCCCAACCATTTTCTCCTTCTGGAATACATAAAACATTCCTCCTCCCCCCTGGTTATACTCTGAAATTTCAAGATATCTCCCTCTCCTATTTGCACATCGTTGAGCAATAATACTACAGAAACCATCTCGCATTGCCGAATACACCTCCTTCTTCCCCATGCTTAGACTCTCCTCTAACACCTTCCCAAGCCACTGAGTTGAAGAATGCCCCAGCATCACTGTATGCTCTGTTTTCCAGCTTCTC
This window harbors:
- the LOC121264160 gene encoding GTP-binding protein ERG-like, with product MKALRALRTLATFPPKPYRTPLHPTFLLQFYSAQPQEDDNAHSRTFSDSENGSDSVFDSDHYTLPTINSEPNTETAQQPTWDEKYREKADQLIFGKETQKGKLRILEKEEERRRRVLAKVLLEAALQAADDEVGEEDEEAVVKEEDQKSLSVGIIGAPNAGKSALTNYMVGTKVAAVSRKTNTTTHEVLGVMTKENTQICFFDTPGLMLNKSGHLHKDMKVRVESAWSSVNLYDALIVIFDVHRHLTRPDIRVTRLIQRMGAQPHPKQKRILCMNKVDLVEKKKDLLKAAEQFKDLPGFERYFMISGLKGFGVKGLTQYLMEQAVKRPWDEDPFAMSEEVMKNISLEVVRERLLDHVHQEIPYNIEHRLMDWKELRDGSLRIEQHLITHKPSQRKILVGKKGSKIGRIGIEANEELRSIFKREVHLILQVRLK